One window from the genome of Oryctolagus cuniculus chromosome 1, mOryCun1.1, whole genome shotgun sequence encodes:
- the LOC138845958 gene encoding mas-related G-protein coupled receptor member X2-like yields MTGASPNGDRAFYAEQVILGALIITIAIVGLAGNAAVLWLLGFHVRRNAFTVYVLNLAGADFLLLSCLLIDFLIFAIEFFHLSNFSYYITNLLIIMTFFPYIVGLSMLSAISTERCLSVLWPIWYRCHRPRHLSAIMCTLLWALCLVLSILAWKYCLYWSNSSDYFKCMKIDFTMASWLIFLLVVLLGSSLALLLKILCGSRRVPLTRLYVTILLTVLVFLLCGLPYGFFMFLLIRIESFNEKYGVFTYFVMTLLSSVNSCTNPIIYFFVGSFRQRQRQPLTEVLQRALQGSPEDQE; encoded by the coding sequence ATGACTGGAGCAAGTCCGAATGGTGATAGAGCTTTTTATGCAGAGCAGGTGATCCTAGGCGCACTGATCATCACCATTGCCATTGTTGGGCTGGCAGGAAACGCGGCTgtgctctggctcctgggcttccacGTGCGCAGAAATGCCTTCACTGTCTACGTCCTCAACCTGGCCGGGGCCGACTTCCTCCTGCTCAGCTGCCTCCTCATAGACTTCTTGATTTTTGCCATTGAATTTTTCCATCTTTCCAACTTCTCCTACTATATAACAAATTTACTAATAATCATGACATTCTTCCCCTACATCGTGGGCCTGAGCATGCTCAGCGCCATCAGCACCGAGCGCTGCCTGTCTGTCCTGTGGCCCATCTGGTACCGCTGCCACCGCCCCAGACACCTGTCAGCTATCATGTGCACTCTGCTCTGGGCCCTGTGTCTGGTACTGAGCATTTTGGCATGGAAATACTGTTTATACTGGAGTAACTCTTCTGACTATTTTAAGTGTATGAAAATTGATTTCACCATGGCCTCCTGGCTGATTTTCTTACTTGTGGTTCTCTTGGGGtccagcctggctctgctgctcaAGATCCTCTGTGGCTCCCGCCGGGTGCCGCTGACCAGGCTGTATGTGACCATCCTGCTCACAGTGCTGGTCTTCCTGCTCTGCGGCCTGCCCTATGGCTTCTTCATGTTCCTCTTAATCAGGATTGAgagttttaatgaaaaatatggtGTCTTTACATACTTTGTTATGACTCTTCTCTCCAGTGTTAACAGCTGCACCAACCCCATCATTTACTTCTTCGTGGGCTCCTTTCGGCAGCGCCAGAGGCAGCCCCTCACAGAGGTTCTCCAGAGGGCTCTGCAGGGCAGTCCTGAGGACCAGGAATGA